The sequence TGTGGCGATCCGTGAGGTTGCGGATCAGATCGAGATCGGCATCCAGCAGGCGATGCTCTCCGAGCAGGTGCGGAGCGCGGAGCAGGATCTGCAACGGCTGTCGCGCCAGATGATCGAGGTGCAAGAGAGCGAGCGCCGACACCTTGCGCTTGAGCTTCACGATGAAATCGGCCAGACACTTACCGGCCTCAAGCTGATTCTTGAAATGATCCAGCGTCTGCCGATCGACGAGTTTCAGCGGCGATTGAGTGAGGCGCAGGCGCTGGTGAACGATCTGATGGCGCGTGTGCGGCAGCTCTCGCTCGACCTGCGACCGGCGATGCTGGACGACCTGGGACTCTTGCCGACGCTGGTCTGGCACTTCGAGCGGTATACGGCTCAAACCAACGTGCAGGTGACGTTCGCGCACACAGGGCTGGGTCGGCGCTTCCCACCGGAGGTTGAGACGGCGACCTATCGCATCGTGCAGGAAGCGCTGACGAATGTCGCGCGTCATAGCCAGGTGCGGCATGTGACGGTATCACTCTGGGTGATCGGCGATATGCTGACGGTGCAGATCGAGGATCAAGGGGCGGGCTTCGATCCGTCGATCGACCAGGCGAGCAGCGCATCGCGTGGCCTGCCTGGCATGCGGGAGCGGGCAGCGCTCCTGGGTGGCGAGCTTGTCGTCGAGACAATGCCCGGCGTGGGAACACTGATCCGTGCGGAGCTGCCCGTGCCGGCGCGGGCGGCATCGAGCGATGGAGCAGGGCTATGACAACGATTGTATTGGCCGATGATCATCATGTCGTCCGGCAGGGCCTACGCACGCTGC is a genomic window of Herpetosiphonaceae bacterium containing:
- a CDS encoding sensor histidine kinase, whose amino-acid sequence is VAIREVADQIEIGIQQAMLSEQVRSAEQDLQRLSRQMIEVQESERRHLALELHDEIGQTLTGLKLILEMIQRLPIDEFQRRLSEAQALVNDLMARVRQLSLDLRPAMLDDLGLLPTLVWHFERYTAQTNVQVTFAHTGLGRRFPPEVETATYRIVQEALTNVARHSQVRHVTVSLWVIGDMLTVQIEDQGAGFDPSIDQASSASRGLPGMRERAALLGGELVVETMPGVGTLIRAELPVPARAASSDGAGL